The following are encoded in a window of Citrobacter freundii genomic DNA:
- the mlc gene encoding sugar metabolism global transcriptional regulator Mlc, which translates to MVADSQPGHIDQIKQTNAGAVYRLIDQLGPVSRIDLSRLAQLAPASITKIVREMLEAHLVQELEIKEAGSRGRPAVGLVVETEAWHYLSIRISRGEIFLALRDLSSKLVVEDCLEMALVSEIPLLDRVIAQVDQFFIRHQQKLERLTSIAITMPGIIDTENGIVHRMPFYDDVKEMPLGDALESHTGVPVYIQHDISAWTMAEALFGASRGARDVIQVVIDHNVGAGVITDGHLLHAGSSSLVEIGHTQVDPYGKRCYCGNHGCLETIASVDSVLELAQVRLKQSMSSSLHGQPLTVDSICLAAMQGDLLAKDIINGVGTHVGRILAIMVNLFNPQKILIGSPLSKAADILFPTIADSIRQQALPAYSKHIVVESTQFTNQGTMAGAALVKDAMYNGSLLIRLLQG; encoded by the coding sequence GTGGTTGCTGATAGTCAGCCTGGGCATATCGATCAAATTAAGCAGACCAATGCGGGCGCGGTTTATCGCCTGATAGATCAGCTCGGACCGGTATCGCGTATTGATCTCTCTCGCCTGGCGCAATTAGCGCCTGCCAGTATTACCAAGATTGTCCGCGAAATGCTCGAAGCACATTTGGTGCAAGAACTGGAAATCAAAGAAGCCGGGAGTCGTGGGCGTCCGGCCGTTGGCCTGGTTGTCGAGACGGAAGCCTGGCACTACTTATCTATTCGTATCAGTCGTGGCGAAATTTTTCTCGCACTGCGCGATCTCAGCAGCAAACTGGTGGTTGAAGATTGCCTTGAAATGGCGCTGGTCTCCGAGATCCCGCTGCTCGATCGTGTGATTGCGCAGGTCGATCAATTCTTCATTCGTCATCAGCAAAAGCTTGAACGCTTAACGTCCATTGCCATCACCATGCCGGGCATTATCGATACCGAGAATGGCATCGTTCATCGCATGCCGTTTTACGATGACGTTAAAGAGATGCCACTGGGTGACGCGCTGGAGAGTCATACCGGGGTACCGGTATACATTCAGCACGATATCAGCGCCTGGACCATGGCTGAAGCGCTTTTTGGTGCATCGCGCGGTGCCCGCGACGTGATTCAGGTAGTGATTGACCACAACGTGGGCGCGGGGGTGATCACCGACGGCCATTTACTGCATGCGGGCAGCAGCAGTCTGGTCGAGATTGGCCATACGCAGGTGGACCCGTATGGCAAGCGTTGTTACTGCGGGAATCATGGGTGTCTGGAAACGATAGCCAGTGTAGACAGCGTTCTTGAACTCGCACAGGTGCGTCTGAAGCAGTCGATGAGCTCCTCACTGCATGGCCAACCGTTGACGGTGGATTCAATATGCCTTGCCGCCATGCAGGGTGATTTATTGGCGAAAGATATTATTAACGGCGTCGGTACGCATGTGGGACGCATCCTGGCCATCATGGTGAATTTATTCAACCCGCAAAAGATTTTGATCGGTTCTCCGCTCAGCAAGGCCGCAGATATTCTGTTTCCGACCATTGCTGACAGTATTCGCCAACAGGCGTTGCCAGCCTACAGTAAGCACATTGTTGTTGAGAGCACACAGTTTACCAATCAGGGAACGATGGCAGGGGCCGCACTCGTGAAGGACGCGATGTATAACGGTTCTTTGTTGATTCGTCTATTACAGGGTTAA